GCAAACCACAATTGACTGCAAGAAGCAACCCATAACACAAAATGTTTTCTACCTATCCCTCAATGACAGGGGATAAATTTGAAGTCAGGAAAGCAGCACGTGACGCAATTTGTAAGTAAAAAGAGTGACTTCTTGGAAGGGAATTATGTCTTACGCGCAAACCAGGACTCAGACGAAATCAGGCTACCAAGCTGGGGTAAAAGATTACAGACTAACGTATTACACCCCCGACTACACTCCAAAAGATACAGATATTTTGGCGGCATTCCGCGTAACACCCCAGCCTGGAGTTCCACCGGAAGAAGCAGGCGCTGCGGTGGCTGCTGAGTCTTCCACCGGTACCTGGACAACCGTATGGACAGACTTGCTCACCGACTTAGATCGCTACAAAGGTCGTTGTTACGACATCGAACCAGTTCCTGGCGAAGGTAACCAATTCATTGCTTACGTGGCCTATCCGTTGGATCTGTTTGAAGAAGGCTCTGTAACCAACATGTTGACCTCGATTGTAGGAAACGTGTTTGGTTTCAAAGCCCTCAAAGCGCTGCGTCTGGAAGACTTGCGGATTCCTGTTGCTTACCTCAAGACGTTCCAAGGACCTCCACATGGTATTCAAGTTGAGCGCGACAAACTGAACAAGTACGGTCGTCCTCTGTTGGGTTGTACGATTAAGCCCAAGTTGGGTTTGTCTGCTAAGAACTACGGACGCGCAGTTTATGAGTGCTTGCGTGGTGGTTTGGACTTCACCAAAGACGACGAAAACATCAACTCCGCACCATTCCAACGGTGGCGCGATCGCTTCTTATTTGTTGCTGACGCTATCCACAAAGCACAAGCGGAAACAGGTGAAATCAAAGGTCACTACTTGAACGTGACTGCTCCTACGTGCGAAGAAATGCTGAAGCGGGCAGAGTACGCTAAAGAACTCAAAATGCCCATCATCATGCACGACTACCTAACAGCAGGCTTCACCGCTAACACCACATTAGCTCGCTGGTGTCGTGACAACGGTTTGTTGTTGCACATCCACCGCGCGATGCACGCGGTTATCGACCGTCAAAAGAACCACGGTATCCACTTCCGCGTTTTGGCTAAGACTCTGCGGATGTCTGGTGGTGATCACATCCACACGGGAACCGTTGTTGGTAAATTGGAAGGCGATCGCGCAATTACAATGGGCTTCGTCGATCTACTGCGTGAAAACTATGTTGAGCAAGACAGAGAGCGCGGTATCTACTTCACCCAAGACTGGGCTTCTATGCCTGGTGTAATGGCAGTTGCTTCAGGTGGTATCCACATTTGGCATATGCCTGCACTGGTAGAAATCTTCGGTGATGACTCCGTACTGCAATTTGGT
This portion of the Brasilonema sennae CENA114 genome encodes:
- a CDS encoding form I ribulose bisphosphate carboxylase large subunit, with translation MSYAQTRTQTKSGYQAGVKDYRLTYYTPDYTPKDTDILAAFRVTPQPGVPPEEAGAAVAAESSTGTWTTVWTDLLTDLDRYKGRCYDIEPVPGEGNQFIAYVAYPLDLFEEGSVTNMLTSIVGNVFGFKALKALRLEDLRIPVAYLKTFQGPPHGIQVERDKLNKYGRPLLGCTIKPKLGLSAKNYGRAVYECLRGGLDFTKDDENINSAPFQRWRDRFLFVADAIHKAQAETGEIKGHYLNVTAPTCEEMLKRAEYAKELKMPIIMHDYLTAGFTANTTLARWCRDNGLLLHIHRAMHAVIDRQKNHGIHFRVLAKTLRMSGGDHIHTGTVVGKLEGDRAITMGFVDLLRENYVEQDRERGIYFTQDWASMPGVMAVASGGIHIWHMPALVEIFGDDSVLQFGGGTLGHPWGNAPGAAANRVALEACIQARNEGRNLAREGNDVIREAAKWSPELAAACELWKEIKFEFESVDTV